From Proteiniborus sp. MB09-C3, the proteins below share one genomic window:
- the rplP gene encoding 50S ribosomal protein L16, with product MLMPKRVKRRRVQRGRMTGKATRGNKISYGEFGLQALEPAWITSNQIEAARRAMTRYVKRGGKVWIKVFPDKPITQKPAETRMGSGKGSPEYWVAVVKPGRVLFEMAGIPEETAREAMRLAAHKLPIKTKFVTRQDVIEEGGEANES from the coding sequence AATGCCTAAAAGAGTAAAACGCCGTAGAGTGCAAAGAGGAAGAATGACAGGTAAAGCTACTCGAGGCAACAAGATTTCTTACGGTGAATTTGGATTACAAGCATTAGAACCAGCTTGGATTACATCCAATCAGATAGAAGCAGCAAGAAGAGCTATGACAAGATATGTTAAGAGGGGCGGAAAGGTCTGGATAAAAGTATTCCCAGATAAGCCAATAACACAAAAACCTGCTGAAACTCGTATGGGTTCTGGTAAAGGTTCACCAGAATATTGGGTAGCAGTAGTAAAACCAGGAAGAGTATTATTCGAAATGGCTGGAATTCCTGAAGAAACTGCAAGAGAGGCCATGAGACTAGCAGCACATAAATTACCTATTAAAACTAAATTTGTCACTCGACAAGATGTAATTGAAGAGGGTGGTGAAGCTAATGAAAGCTAA
- the rpmC gene encoding 50S ribosomal protein L29, with protein MKANEIRQMTAQELDNKLNDLKAELFNLRFQLATGQLDNPMRIKSVRKDIARVKTIIREREIKQINA; from the coding sequence ATGAAAGCTAATGAAATTCGTCAAATGACTGCTCAAGAACTTGATAACAAACTTAACGATTTAAAGGCTGAACTGTTTAACCTAAGATTTCAATTAGCTACAGGACAGCTTGATAACCCAATGAGAATCAAATCTGTTAGAAAAGATATTGCGCGTGTAAAGACAATAATAAGGGAAAGAGAAATAAAACAGATTAACGCATAG